In Microplitis mediator isolate UGA2020A chromosome 2, iyMicMedi2.1, whole genome shotgun sequence, a single window of DNA contains:
- the LOC130678695 gene encoding double-strand break repair protein MRE11 → MSTPDSNTSQSSSENIFKILLATDCHLGYEERASKKTDRNDSFTTFEEILQIALAKKVDFILLGGDLFHDSTPSQNVVLKCINLLKKYCFGERTIKFRFLSDPSETLSNPTGLNFENDNLNVGLPIFTVHGNHDNPSFECTSTLDILAASGLVNYFGKSTDLTHLTVSPMVFKKGDTYVAIYGISFIGDQRLSRLFSNGLVTFLRPKNIEHCVNILVLHQNRAKHTRHGYIPEDKLPSFFDLIFWGHEHECRLTPEEITLPDGEKYYITQPGSSVATSLAEGEAKPKHVGLLKIDGTRFIVKDIKLQTVRPFVFDALNITDLINKKYCDSSLNGILEYVDDYIQNTMLPQVKKLLTGHPNQPTMPFLRLKLTYHDDTQQFDPMLISRKYCDTVANAKDLVLFRRDRASQNSKQNLDFDVEDAAADLAECFQHEADKDWSLAVQNEIEKNFIKNDENLRVLSLLGMNEALDRCVKANDNEAFLSIFNYQVKKTLDHFIGRQIKLNRDDYNIEVKKFRSERLGKNTTDEMNQFKELLNDREARNRLNESFGGEEALDDLGNLDTEDDPAPVSTPVSTRGRGRGRGTRAKTTRATTRGGRGRAASGSSTARSPLTITTQAQNNQASNQNFDQFLQPSSQFTTSTQRPAARKPTQFYNSDSD, encoded by the exons ATGTCAACTCCAGATTCAAATACAAGTCAGTCAAgcagtgaaaatattttcaaaatattactCGCTACTGACTGTCATCTAGGTTATGAAGAACGCGCTTCGAAAAAAA CGGACCGGAATGACAGCTTTACGACATTCGaagaaattttacaaattgcTCTAGCGAAAAAGGTCGACTTTATTTTACTTGGTGGCGATTTATTCCACGATAGTACACCATCGCAGAATGTTGTATTGaaatgtattaatttattgaaaaaatattgcttTGGCGaacg aacaattaaatttcggTTTCTAAGCGATCCATCGGAAACGCTATCGAATCCGACAggtcttaattttgaaaatgataatttgAATGTTGGGTTACCAATTTTTACTGTTCATGGAAATCATGACAATCcaa gtttCGAGTGTACAAGCACATTGGATATACTTGCAGCATCAGGACTCGTTAATTACTTTGGAAAATCAACAGATCTAACTCATCTAACAGTTTCACCAATGGTATTTAAAAAAGGTGATACTTATGTCGCTATTTATGGTATTAGTTTCATTGGAGACCAACGATTGTCTAGATTATTCAGCAATGGCTTG gtCACATTTctacggccgaaaaatattgaaCACTGTGTCAACATTCTTGTGTTACATCAAAATCGTGCTAAACACACTCGTCACGGATACATTCCAGAAGATAAACTGCCATCATTCtttgatctaattttttggggCCACGAGCACGAGTGTCGTCTCACACCGGAAGAGATAACACTACCCGATGGTGAAAAATATTACATCACACAACCag GAAGTTCAGTGGCAACGTCTTTAGCTGAAGGTGAAGCTAAACCAAAACACGTGGGACTGTTGAAAATAGATGGAACACGTTTTATCGTTAAGGACATAAAATTACAAACAGTGAGACCATTTGTCTTTGATGCACTCAATATCACAGAtcttattaacaaaaaatattgtgacAGTTCATTGAACGGTATCCTTGAATACGTTGATGATTACATACAAAATACAATGCTTCCGCAAGTTAAAAAACTTCTAACAGGTCATCCTAATCAACCGACGATGCCGTTCCTTCGATTGAAACTCACGTATCACGATGATACGCAACAGTTTGATCCCATGTT GATTTCACGTAAATACTGCGACACAGTTGCCAATGCTAAAGATTTAGTTTTGTTTAGACGCGATAGAGCGTCGCAAAATtctaaacaaaatttagattttgaTGTTGAAGATGCTGCTGCTGATTTAGCTGAATGTTTTCAACACGAG gCTGATAAAGACTGGTCACTTGCCGttcaaaatgaaattgaaaaaaatttcataaaaaatgatgagaaTTTACGGGTGCTCTCATTGCTAGGAATGAATGAAGCATTAGATAGATGCGTAAAAGCTAATGACAATGAAGCATTTTTAAGTATcttcaa tTATCAAGTAAAGAAGACTCTTGACCACTTTATTGGTCggcaaataaaattgaaccgCGACGATTACAAcattgaagttaaaaaattccgaAGTGAACGTCTTGGGAAGAATACGACTGATGAAATGAATCAATTCAAAGAACTGTTGAATGACCGGGAGGCGCGTAATAGATTAAATGAGAGCTTTGGGGGAGAAGAAGCACTAGATGATTTAGGGAATTTGGATACTGAAGATGATCCTGCTCCGGTGTCTACTCCGGTATCTACTCGCGGTCGCGGGCGCGGTAGAGGTACAAGAGCTAAAACTACACGTGCAACAACTCGTGGTGGTAGAGGACGCGCTGCTTCTGGATCTTCAACAGCCAGAAGTCCTTTAACTATAACTACTCAAGCTCAAAATAATCAG gcATCAAATCAAAACTTCGATCAATTTCTCCAGCCATCAAGTCAGTTTACCACATCAACTCAACGACCAGCGGCTCGTAAGCCAACGCAATTCTACAACAGTGATTCTGattaa